One part of the Panthera leo isolate Ple1 chromosome D4, P.leo_Ple1_pat1.1, whole genome shotgun sequence genome encodes these proteins:
- the RANBP6 gene encoding ran-binding protein 6 isoform X3, translating into MAAAGSAGVPATVSGKQEFYQLLKNLINPSCMVRRQAEEIYENIPGLCKTTFLLDAVRNRRAGYEDPHPRVRAAACTTLGQMATDFSPNFQKKFHETVIAALLRTMENQGNQRVQSHAASALIIFIEDCPKTLLVLYLDSMVRNLHSILVIKLQELIRNGTKLALEQLVTTIASVADTIEEKFVPYYDIFMPSLKHIVELAVQKELKLLKGKTIECISHVGLAVGKEKFMQDASNVMQLLLKTQSDLNNMEDDDPQTSYMVSAWARMCKILGSDFQQYLPLVIEPLIKTASAKPDVALLDTQDVENMSDDDGWQFVNLGDQQSFGIKTSGLEAKATACQMLVYYAKELREGFVEYTEQVVKLMVPLLKFYFHDNVRVAAAESMPFLLECARTRGPEYLAQMWQFICDPLIKAIGTEPDTDVLSEIMNSFAKSIEVMGDGCLLDEHLEELGEILKAKLEGHFKNQELRQVKRREENYDQQVEMSLQDEDECDVYILTKVSDILHSLFSTYKEKILPWFEQLLPLIVNLICSSRPWPDRQWGLCIFDDIIEHCSPTSYKYVEYFRWPMLLNMRDNNPEVRQAAAYGLGVMAQFGGDDYRSLCSEAVPLLVKVIKCANSKTKKNVIATENCISAVGKILRFKPNCVNVDEVLPHWLSWLPLHEDKEEAIQTLSFLCDLIESNHPVVLGPNNSNLPKIISIIAEGKINETINYKDPCAKRLANVVRQVQTSEELWLECISQLDEEQQEALQELLNFA; encoded by the exons ATGGCGGCGGCCGGGTCTGCAGGGGTACCGGCCACCGTGTCGGGAAAGCAAGAGTTTTACCAGCTTCTGAAGAACCTGATCAATCCAAGCTGTATGGTGCGGAGGCAGGCAGAAGAAATCTATGAAAATATTCCAGGTCTGTGTAAGACTACATTCCTCTTAGATGCTGTCAGAAATAGAAGAGCAGGTTATGAG gATCCTCACCCAAGAGTGAGGGCTGCAGCCTGTACTACACTTGGGCAGATGGCTACAGATTTTTCTCCTAACTTCCAAAAGAAATTCCATGAAACAGTGATTGCAGCTCTGTTGCGTACCATGGAAAATCAAGGTAATCAGCGTGTACAATCACATGCGGCTTCtgcacttattatttttattgaagactGTCCAAAAACATTGTTAGTTCTATATTTGGATAGTATGGTGAGAAATCTACATTCCATCTTGGTGATTAAACTTCAAGAATTGATTCGGAATGGAACTAAATTGGCCTTGGAACAGCTTGTGACAACCATTGCCTCAGTTGCAGAtacaatagaagaaaaatttgTTCCATATTATGATATATTTATGCCATCACTAAAGCACATTGTTGAGCTTGCTGTTCAGAAGGAACTCAAGCTTCTGAAAGGAAAAACTATTGAGTGCATTAGCCATGTTGGTCTTGCTGTTGGGAAGGAAAAATTTATGCAAGATGCATCAAATGTGATGCAGCTATTGTTGAAGACACAATCAGACTTAAATAATATGGAAGATGATGACCCTCAGACATCTTACATGGTTTCAGCATGGGCTAGAATGTGTAAAATTCTTGGAAGTGATTTTCAACAGTACCTTCCACTAGTTATTGAGCCTCTTATTAAGACTGCTTCAGCTAAACCTGATGTTGCTCTCTTAGACACACAAGATGTGGAAAATATGAGTGATGATGATGGATGGCAATTTGTAAATCTTGGAGACCAACAAAGTTTTGGAATTAAGACTTCAGGACTTGAAGCAAAAGCAACTGCTTGCCAGATGTTGGTTTACTATGCTAAGGAGTTAAGGGAAGGATTTGTGGAATATACAGAACAGGTTGTAAAGCTGATGGTTCctttattgaaattttatttccatgacaATGTTCGAGTGGCAGCAGCAGAGTCTATGCCTTTTCTCCTGGAATGTGCAAGAACTCGTGGCCCAGAATATCTTGCACAGATGTGGCAATTCATATGTGATCCCTTAATCAAGGCTATTGGGACTGAACCTGATACAGATGTACTCTCAGAAATAATGAATTCTTTTGCAAAGTCCATTGAAGTAATGGGAGATGGGTGCCTTCTTGATGAACACTTAGAAGAACTAGGAGAAATATTGAAAGCAAAACTTGAAGGACACTTTAAAAACCAAGAACTGAGACAGGTTAAAAGACGGGAAGAAAACTACGACCAGCAGGTTGAAATGTCTCTGCAAGATGAGGATGAATGTGATGTTTATATTCTTACCAAAGTATCAGATATTTTGCACTCTTTATTTAGTACTTACAAGGAAAAGATTTTACCATGGTTTGAACAGCTTCTTCCATTAATTGTAAATCTAATTTGTTCGAGTAGGCCATGGCCAGATAGACAGTGGGGATTGTGCATATTTGATGATATTATAGAGCACTGCAGTCCAACCTCATATAAGTATGTAGAATATTTTCGGTGGCCAATGCTACTAAATATGCGAGATAACAACCCTGAAGTCAGGCAAGCAGCTGCTTATGGCCTGGGTGTTATGGCACAGTTTGGTGGAGATGATTATCGTTCTTTATGTTCAGAAGCTGTCCCATTGCTGGTAAAAGTTATTAAGTGTGCAaattccaaaaccaaaaaaaatgtcattgctaCAGAGAACTGTATCTCAGCAGTAGGGAAGATTTTGAGGTTTAAGCCTAACTGTGTAAATGTAGATGAAGTTCTTCCACATTGGTTATCATGGCTTCCACTGCATGAGGATAAAGAGGAAGCTATTCAGACTTTGAGTTTTCTCTGTGATTTAATTGAAAGTAACCATCCAGTTGTACTTGGTCCAAATAATTCCAATCTTCCCAAAATAATCAGTATAAttgcagaaggaaaaattaatgaGACTATTAATTATAAAGATCCTTGTGCTAAACGCCTAGCTAATGTTGTGCGTCAGGTACAGACTTCTGAAGAATTATGGTTGGAATGCATATCGCAACTTGATGAGGAGCAGCAGGAAGCTCTACAAGAGTTGCTAAATTTTGCTTGA
- the RANBP6 gene encoding ran-binding protein 6 isoform X2 — protein sequence MKIFQDFADLLPGILQAVNDSCYQDDDSVLESLVEIADTVPKYLGPYLEDTLQLSLKLCGDSRLSNLQRQLALEIIVTLSETATPMLKKHTNIIAQAVPHILAMMVDLQDDEDWVNADEMEEDDFDSNAVAAESALDRLACGLGGKLVLPMTKEHIMQMLQSPDWKYRHAGLMALSAIGEGCHQQMESILDETVNSVLLFLQDPHPRVRAAACTTLGQMATDFSPNFQKKFHETVIAALLRTMENQGNQRVQSHAASALIIFIEDCPKTLLVLYLDSMVRNLHSILVIKLQELIRNGTKLALEQLVTTIASVADTIEEKFVPYYDIFMPSLKHIVELAVQKELKLLKGKTIECISHVGLAVGKEKFMQDASNVMQLLLKTQSDLNNMEDDDPQTSYMVSAWARMCKILGSDFQQYLPLVIEPLIKTASAKPDVALLDTQDVENMSDDDGWQFVNLGDQQSFGIKTSGLEAKATACQMLVYYAKELREGFVEYTEQVVKLMVPLLKFYFHDNVRVAAAESMPFLLECARTRGPEYLAQMWQFICDPLIKAIGTEPDTDVLSEIMNSFAKSIEVMGDGCLLDEHLEELGEILKAKLEGHFKNQELRQVKRREENYDQQVEMSLQDEDECDVYILTKVSDILHSLFSTYKEKILPWFEQLLPLIVNLICSSRPWPDRQWGLCIFDDIIEHCSPTSYKYVEYFRWPMLLNMRDNNPEVRQAAAYGLGVMAQFGGDDYRSLCSEAVPLLVKVIKCANSKTKKNVIATENCISAVGKILRFKPNCVNVDEVLPHWLSWLPLHEDKEEAIQTLSFLCDLIESNHPVVLGPNNSNLPKIISIIAEGKINETINYKDPCAKRLANVVRQVQTSEELWLECISQLDEEQQEALQELLNFA from the exons ATGAAAATATTCCAG GACTTTGCAGACTTGCTTCCTGGAATCTTACAGGCTGTGAATGACTCATGCTACCAAGATGATGATTCAGTGCTAGAATCCCTTGTTGAGATTGCAGATACCGTACCTAAATACCTGGGTCCTTATTTAGAAGATACTCTGCAGTTGAGTCTGAAGTTATGTGGAGACTCTAGACTTAGTAATCTGCAACGCCAGTTGGCCCTTGAAATAATAGTGACCTTGTCTGAAACTGCAACCCCAATGttgaaaaaacatacaaatataatTGCACAGGCAGTTCCTCATATATTAGCAATGATGGTTGATCTACAAGATGATGAGGACTGGGTAAATGCcgatgaaatggaagaagatgATTTTGACAGCAATGCCGTCGCTGCTGAGAGTGCACTAGACCGACTGGCTTGTGGGCTTGGTGGGAAACTTGTTTTACCAATGACTAAGGAGCACATCATGCAGATGCTTCAGAGCCCTGACTGGAAATATCGACATGCTGGATTAATGGCCTTATCTGCCATTGGAGAAGGATGCCATCAGCAAATGGAATCAATTCTAGATGAAACAGTTAactctgttttgctttttcttcaggATCCTCACCCAAGAGTGAGGGCTGCAGCCTGTACTACACTTGGGCAGATGGCTACAGATTTTTCTCCTAACTTCCAAAAGAAATTCCATGAAACAGTGATTGCAGCTCTGTTGCGTACCATGGAAAATCAAGGTAATCAGCGTGTACAATCACATGCGGCTTCtgcacttattatttttattgaagactGTCCAAAAACATTGTTAGTTCTATATTTGGATAGTATGGTGAGAAATCTACATTCCATCTTGGTGATTAAACTTCAAGAATTGATTCGGAATGGAACTAAATTGGCCTTGGAACAGCTTGTGACAACCATTGCCTCAGTTGCAGAtacaatagaagaaaaatttgTTCCATATTATGATATATTTATGCCATCACTAAAGCACATTGTTGAGCTTGCTGTTCAGAAGGAACTCAAGCTTCTGAAAGGAAAAACTATTGAGTGCATTAGCCATGTTGGTCTTGCTGTTGGGAAGGAAAAATTTATGCAAGATGCATCAAATGTGATGCAGCTATTGTTGAAGACACAATCAGACTTAAATAATATGGAAGATGATGACCCTCAGACATCTTACATGGTTTCAGCATGGGCTAGAATGTGTAAAATTCTTGGAAGTGATTTTCAACAGTACCTTCCACTAGTTATTGAGCCTCTTATTAAGACTGCTTCAGCTAAACCTGATGTTGCTCTCTTAGACACACAAGATGTGGAAAATATGAGTGATGATGATGGATGGCAATTTGTAAATCTTGGAGACCAACAAAGTTTTGGAATTAAGACTTCAGGACTTGAAGCAAAAGCAACTGCTTGCCAGATGTTGGTTTACTATGCTAAGGAGTTAAGGGAAGGATTTGTGGAATATACAGAACAGGTTGTAAAGCTGATGGTTCctttattgaaattttatttccatgacaATGTTCGAGTGGCAGCAGCAGAGTCTATGCCTTTTCTCCTGGAATGTGCAAGAACTCGTGGCCCAGAATATCTTGCACAGATGTGGCAATTCATATGTGATCCCTTAATCAAGGCTATTGGGACTGAACCTGATACAGATGTACTCTCAGAAATAATGAATTCTTTTGCAAAGTCCATTGAAGTAATGGGAGATGGGTGCCTTCTTGATGAACACTTAGAAGAACTAGGAGAAATATTGAAAGCAAAACTTGAAGGACACTTTAAAAACCAAGAACTGAGACAGGTTAAAAGACGGGAAGAAAACTACGACCAGCAGGTTGAAATGTCTCTGCAAGATGAGGATGAATGTGATGTTTATATTCTTACCAAAGTATCAGATATTTTGCACTCTTTATTTAGTACTTACAAGGAAAAGATTTTACCATGGTTTGAACAGCTTCTTCCATTAATTGTAAATCTAATTTGTTCGAGTAGGCCATGGCCAGATAGACAGTGGGGATTGTGCATATTTGATGATATTATAGAGCACTGCAGTCCAACCTCATATAAGTATGTAGAATATTTTCGGTGGCCAATGCTACTAAATATGCGAGATAACAACCCTGAAGTCAGGCAAGCAGCTGCTTATGGCCTGGGTGTTATGGCACAGTTTGGTGGAGATGATTATCGTTCTTTATGTTCAGAAGCTGTCCCATTGCTGGTAAAAGTTATTAAGTGTGCAaattccaaaaccaaaaaaaatgtcattgctaCAGAGAACTGTATCTCAGCAGTAGGGAAGATTTTGAGGTTTAAGCCTAACTGTGTAAATGTAGATGAAGTTCTTCCACATTGGTTATCATGGCTTCCACTGCATGAGGATAAAGAGGAAGCTATTCAGACTTTGAGTTTTCTCTGTGATTTAATTGAAAGTAACCATCCAGTTGTACTTGGTCCAAATAATTCCAATCTTCCCAAAATAATCAGTATAAttgcagaaggaaaaattaatgaGACTATTAATTATAAAGATCCTTGTGCTAAACGCCTAGCTAATGTTGTGCGTCAGGTACAGACTTCTGAAGAATTATGGTTGGAATGCATATCGCAACTTGATGAGGAGCAGCAGGAAGCTCTACAAGAGTTGCTAAATTTTGCTTGA
- the RANBP6 gene encoding ran-binding protein 6 isoform X1 produces the protein MAAAGSAGVPATVSGKQEFYQLLKNLINPSCMVRRQAEEIYENIPGLCKTTFLLDAVRNRRAGYEVRQMAAALLRRLLSSGFEEVYPNLPSDVQRDVKIELILAVKLETHASMRKKLCDIFAVLARNLIDEDGTNHWPEGLKFLIDSIYSKNVVLWEVALHVFWHFPGIFGNQERHDLDIIKRLLDQCIQDQEHPAIRTLSARAAAAFVLANENNIALFKDFADLLPGILQAVNDSCYQDDDSVLESLVEIADTVPKYLGPYLEDTLQLSLKLCGDSRLSNLQRQLALEIIVTLSETATPMLKKHTNIIAQAVPHILAMMVDLQDDEDWVNADEMEEDDFDSNAVAAESALDRLACGLGGKLVLPMTKEHIMQMLQSPDWKYRHAGLMALSAIGEGCHQQMESILDETVNSVLLFLQDPHPRVRAAACTTLGQMATDFSPNFQKKFHETVIAALLRTMENQGNQRVQSHAASALIIFIEDCPKTLLVLYLDSMVRNLHSILVIKLQELIRNGTKLALEQLVTTIASVADTIEEKFVPYYDIFMPSLKHIVELAVQKELKLLKGKTIECISHVGLAVGKEKFMQDASNVMQLLLKTQSDLNNMEDDDPQTSYMVSAWARMCKILGSDFQQYLPLVIEPLIKTASAKPDVALLDTQDVENMSDDDGWQFVNLGDQQSFGIKTSGLEAKATACQMLVYYAKELREGFVEYTEQVVKLMVPLLKFYFHDNVRVAAAESMPFLLECARTRGPEYLAQMWQFICDPLIKAIGTEPDTDVLSEIMNSFAKSIEVMGDGCLLDEHLEELGEILKAKLEGHFKNQELRQVKRREENYDQQVEMSLQDEDECDVYILTKVSDILHSLFSTYKEKILPWFEQLLPLIVNLICSSRPWPDRQWGLCIFDDIIEHCSPTSYKYVEYFRWPMLLNMRDNNPEVRQAAAYGLGVMAQFGGDDYRSLCSEAVPLLVKVIKCANSKTKKNVIATENCISAVGKILRFKPNCVNVDEVLPHWLSWLPLHEDKEEAIQTLSFLCDLIESNHPVVLGPNNSNLPKIISIIAEGKINETINYKDPCAKRLANVVRQVQTSEELWLECISQLDEEQQEALQELLNFA, from the coding sequence ATGGCGGCGGCCGGGTCTGCAGGGGTACCGGCCACCGTGTCGGGAAAGCAAGAGTTTTACCAGCTTCTGAAGAACCTGATCAATCCAAGCTGTATGGTGCGGAGGCAGGCAGAAGAAATCTATGAAAATATTCCAGGTCTGTGTAAGACTACATTCCTCTTAGATGCTGTCAGAAATAGAAGAGCAGGTTATGAGGTGAGACAAATGGCTGCCGCGCTGCTACGGCGGCTTTTGTCCTCTGGGTTTGAGGAAGTCTATCCAAATCTGCCTTCTGATGTTCAGAGGGACGTCAAGATTGAACTGATACTGGCCGTTAAGTTAGAAACACATGCTAGCATGAGGAAAAAACTTTGTGATATTTTTGCAGTGCTGGCCAGGAATTTGATAGATGAGGATGGCACTAACCACTGGCCTGAAGGTTTGAAGTTCCTTATTGATTCAATCTACTCTAAAAATGTAGTTCTTTGGGAAGTTGCACTTCACGTTTTCTGGCACTTTCCTGGGATTTTTGGGAACCAAGAGCGGCATGATTTAGATATCATCAAACGTTTGTTGGACCAGTGCATTCAGGATCAAGAACATCCAGCAATCAGGACATTATCTGCTAGAGCTGCAGCTGCATTTGTACTTGCTAATGAGAATAATATTGCTCTTTTCAAGGACTTTGCAGACTTGCTTCCTGGAATCTTACAGGCTGTGAATGACTCATGCTACCAAGATGATGATTCAGTGCTAGAATCCCTTGTTGAGATTGCAGATACCGTACCTAAATACCTGGGTCCTTATTTAGAAGATACTCTGCAGTTGAGTCTGAAGTTATGTGGAGACTCTAGACTTAGTAATCTGCAACGCCAGTTGGCCCTTGAAATAATAGTGACCTTGTCTGAAACTGCAACCCCAATGttgaaaaaacatacaaatataatTGCACAGGCAGTTCCTCATATATTAGCAATGATGGTTGATCTACAAGATGATGAGGACTGGGTAAATGCcgatgaaatggaagaagatgATTTTGACAGCAATGCCGTCGCTGCTGAGAGTGCACTAGACCGACTGGCTTGTGGGCTTGGTGGGAAACTTGTTTTACCAATGACTAAGGAGCACATCATGCAGATGCTTCAGAGCCCTGACTGGAAATATCGACATGCTGGATTAATGGCCTTATCTGCCATTGGAGAAGGATGCCATCAGCAAATGGAATCAATTCTAGATGAAACAGTTAactctgttttgctttttcttcaggATCCTCACCCAAGAGTGAGGGCTGCAGCCTGTACTACACTTGGGCAGATGGCTACAGATTTTTCTCCTAACTTCCAAAAGAAATTCCATGAAACAGTGATTGCAGCTCTGTTGCGTACCATGGAAAATCAAGGTAATCAGCGTGTACAATCACATGCGGCTTCtgcacttattatttttattgaagactGTCCAAAAACATTGTTAGTTCTATATTTGGATAGTATGGTGAGAAATCTACATTCCATCTTGGTGATTAAACTTCAAGAATTGATTCGGAATGGAACTAAATTGGCCTTGGAACAGCTTGTGACAACCATTGCCTCAGTTGCAGAtacaatagaagaaaaatttgTTCCATATTATGATATATTTATGCCATCACTAAAGCACATTGTTGAGCTTGCTGTTCAGAAGGAACTCAAGCTTCTGAAAGGAAAAACTATTGAGTGCATTAGCCATGTTGGTCTTGCTGTTGGGAAGGAAAAATTTATGCAAGATGCATCAAATGTGATGCAGCTATTGTTGAAGACACAATCAGACTTAAATAATATGGAAGATGATGACCCTCAGACATCTTACATGGTTTCAGCATGGGCTAGAATGTGTAAAATTCTTGGAAGTGATTTTCAACAGTACCTTCCACTAGTTATTGAGCCTCTTATTAAGACTGCTTCAGCTAAACCTGATGTTGCTCTCTTAGACACACAAGATGTGGAAAATATGAGTGATGATGATGGATGGCAATTTGTAAATCTTGGAGACCAACAAAGTTTTGGAATTAAGACTTCAGGACTTGAAGCAAAAGCAACTGCTTGCCAGATGTTGGTTTACTATGCTAAGGAGTTAAGGGAAGGATTTGTGGAATATACAGAACAGGTTGTAAAGCTGATGGTTCctttattgaaattttatttccatgacaATGTTCGAGTGGCAGCAGCAGAGTCTATGCCTTTTCTCCTGGAATGTGCAAGAACTCGTGGCCCAGAATATCTTGCACAGATGTGGCAATTCATATGTGATCCCTTAATCAAGGCTATTGGGACTGAACCTGATACAGATGTACTCTCAGAAATAATGAATTCTTTTGCAAAGTCCATTGAAGTAATGGGAGATGGGTGCCTTCTTGATGAACACTTAGAAGAACTAGGAGAAATATTGAAAGCAAAACTTGAAGGACACTTTAAAAACCAAGAACTGAGACAGGTTAAAAGACGGGAAGAAAACTACGACCAGCAGGTTGAAATGTCTCTGCAAGATGAGGATGAATGTGATGTTTATATTCTTACCAAAGTATCAGATATTTTGCACTCTTTATTTAGTACTTACAAGGAAAAGATTTTACCATGGTTTGAACAGCTTCTTCCATTAATTGTAAATCTAATTTGTTCGAGTAGGCCATGGCCAGATAGACAGTGGGGATTGTGCATATTTGATGATATTATAGAGCACTGCAGTCCAACCTCATATAAGTATGTAGAATATTTTCGGTGGCCAATGCTACTAAATATGCGAGATAACAACCCTGAAGTCAGGCAAGCAGCTGCTTATGGCCTGGGTGTTATGGCACAGTTTGGTGGAGATGATTATCGTTCTTTATGTTCAGAAGCTGTCCCATTGCTGGTAAAAGTTATTAAGTGTGCAaattccaaaaccaaaaaaaatgtcattgctaCAGAGAACTGTATCTCAGCAGTAGGGAAGATTTTGAGGTTTAAGCCTAACTGTGTAAATGTAGATGAAGTTCTTCCACATTGGTTATCATGGCTTCCACTGCATGAGGATAAAGAGGAAGCTATTCAGACTTTGAGTTTTCTCTGTGATTTAATTGAAAGTAACCATCCAGTTGTACTTGGTCCAAATAATTCCAATCTTCCCAAAATAATCAGTATAAttgcagaaggaaaaattaatgaGACTATTAATTATAAAGATCCTTGTGCTAAACGCCTAGCTAATGTTGTGCGTCAGGTACAGACTTCTGAAGAATTATGGTTGGAATGCATATCGCAACTTGATGAGGAGCAGCAGGAAGCTCTACAAGAGTTGCTAAATTTTGCTTGA
- the RANBP6 gene encoding ran-binding protein 6 isoform X4, with the protein MAAAGSAGVPATVSGKQEFYQLLKNLINPSCMVRRQAEEIYENIPGSSPKSEGCSLYYTWADGYRFFS; encoded by the exons ATGGCGGCGGCCGGGTCTGCAGGGGTACCGGCCACCGTGTCGGGAAAGCAAGAGTTTTACCAGCTTCTGAAGAACCTGATCAATCCAAGCTGTATGGTGCGGAGGCAGGCAGAAGAAATCTATGAAAATATTCCAG gATCCTCACCCAAGAGTGAGGGCTGCAGCCTGTACTACACTTGGGCAGATGGCTACAGATTTTTCTCCTAA